GCTTCCACACTATGTGTAGGGATGGGATGGGCACTGAGAAAACTGGATTAGAAACGCATGGCTTTGGCTGCTTTCTGGCCCTGTGGATGGAGTTTGGGTGTCAAGAAATAAGGACCCTGCGTAGGAGGGAATTGAGCTGAGTCCATTGTGTGTTTCTGGCGTCTCCCTCTGTCCCCAGCACCTGAAGGGGAAGAGCGTGATCCACCCATTTGTGTCTCGGAGCCTCCCTATCGTCTTTGATGACTTTGTGGACATGGAGTTCGGCACAGGTAAGCACTGGGCTGTCctttggggagaggaaggagccaTGAGGCACACCTGAACTTGCAGGACTTGGGCTGGTTCTCAGAGGACTGTGTCAGGGGGATGGGGTGGCCTGAGAGCACATCCATTGGCAAAAGGTGGGGTGCACGTGAGCAGAGACTGCAGAGTCCTGCGTGACCCCGCACCCCCACGTATGCCCCAGGCGCGGTGAAGATCACCCCCGCCCATGACCAGAATGACTATGAGGTTGGGCAGCGGCACGGGCTGGAGGCCGTCAGCATCATGGACGCCCGCGGGGCCCTCGTCAACGTGCCCCCACCTTTCCTGGTGAGACAGCCTGGGTGAGGTGGCCCTGTCAGGAGACAGCGGGGCTCCTGGCACAGCCATCACGGAGCCTGTTTCCCCCCCAGGGCCTGCCCAGGTTTGAGGCCAGAAAGGCGGTGCTGGCAGCACTCAAGGAGCAGGGACTGTTCCGCGGCATTGAGGACAACCCCATGGTGGTGCCACTTTGCAAGTGAGGGCGGAGGCCAGGGAAGGAAGGGGGTGGGCGCCTCGGGGTGCTCACCACTCAGCCTCCTCACCCACGTGTACCTGCAGCCGCTCCAAGGACGTGGTGGAGCCCCTGCTGCGGCCACAGTGGTATGTGCGCTGTGGGGAGATGGCTCAGGCCGCCAGCGCTGCCGTGACACGGGGTGACCTCCGCATCCTGCCGGAGGCCCATCAGCGGACGTGGCACGCCTGGATGGACAACATCCGGTGCGTCAGGCCCCTCGATGTAGGGAGGGCGAACGGGTGAGGGGCCGAGCCGGGCACAGCCTGGCGCCCCGTCCACCCCGCCTTGATACCTTCTCCTCCCCCTGCCACTTGCAGGGACTGGTGTATCTCCCGGCAGCTGTGGTGGGGCCATCGCATCCCAGCCTACTTCATCACTGTCAACGACCCCGCCGTGCCCCCAGGGGAGGTGAGAACCGGGCCAGGGCTGGAGACTGGCACatctggggtggggaagggcttTCGGTGCATTGGGTGTTGGTGGGGGGACAGGCAGAGGCACCCCCTTGGATACTCATTCCACCTGGGCATGGCAGGACCCTGACGGGCGGTACTGGGTGAGCGGGCGCACTGAGGCCGAGGCCCGGGAGAAGGCAGCCAAGGAGTTCGGTGTGTCCCCCGACAAGATCAGTCTCCAGCAAGGCAAGGCGGGGCCttggggtggggagcagtggGGGCCGATCCTCACCTCTACCCCTCTGACCTCTGATCTCTGGCCCCCCTCAGATGAAGATGTACTGGACACCTGGTTCTCCTCTGGCCTCTTCCCCTTCTCCATCCTAGGCTGGCCCAACCAGGTACATTCCTGGGGCCAGCCCAGGGCCAGGTGGGAATCTTGGGTGTGGGTGCGTGGCTCCCCATCACTCACGCCCTGCTCTGACCCCAGTCAGAAGATCTGAGTGTGTTCTACCCGGGGACGCTGCTGGAGACAGGCCATGACATCCTCTTCTTCTGGGTGGCCAGGATGGTCATGCTCGGCCTCAAGCTCACTGGCAAGCTGCCCTTCAAAGAGGTATGGAGACTGCCGAGACCCTCACAGTCCCCTCCCTCACCCGGACAGCTGTGGGTGGGCCCCGCCAAGGGGGCTGGTGGGGCTGAAAACGAGCCTGCGCTCTGCTAAGTGATTCTGTACCCCGCTTGCTAGAAGAAGGAGCACTTCTGATTCACGAGAAGGGGCTGGCAGGGCCACCGAGGGGCCCGAGGTTCAGAGAGGAGCAGACCAgatgtgggggtgaggggagaggcaTTGGGGTCTAGGCGGGGAGACGTCCTCACATGCCTTCCCTGTCCTGGCCTCGCAGGTCTACCTCCATGCCATCGTGCGGGACGCCCACGGCCGGAAGATGAGCAAGTCTCTAGGCAACGTCATTGACCCCCTGGACGTTATCCATGGGGTCTCCCTGCAGGTGGGGCTGGGTGCTGGGTCAGGCCGGGAAGGGCTGTGGGGCGGTGGCCATGGGCCCCTGACTGCTCCCACCTCACCTCCAGGGCCTCCACGACCAGCTACTGAACAGCAACCTGGATCCCAGCGAGGTGGAGAAGGCGAAAGAGGGGCAGGTATAGCGGGCAGATACAGGGGTGGGCCGGTGATTGGCATGTGGGCAGAAGGCAGGTGAGCCTGACTTAGGACACTCCCCTCCCTGACTCCTCATTTCCCCACAGAAGGCAGATTTCCCAACGGGGATCCCCGAGTGTGGCACTGATGCGCTCCGGTTTGGACTATGCGCCTACACGTCCCAGGGTACGGCTCCCCACGGCAGTCTCAGCTGCATCCTTCTTCCTCCCCGGAGGCACCCTGCTGTCCGCTGCCCAGGTCCTAGGGCCGGGAGGGAGAGCAGTGTAGACTCACACTTCACCTCCGCCTAGGCCGTGACATCAACCTGGATGTGAACCGGATATTGGGGTATCGCCATTTCTGCAACAAGCTCTGGAACGCCACCAAGTTTGCCCTCCGTGGCCTTGGGAAGGGTTTCGTGCCCTCACCCACGTCCGAGGTGAGGGCCTGGTGGGTGGTGAGGTGGGTAGCACCCACGCGGGTCACACCCTTGCCATCCCAACATCAagcctggcccctgcccctgaggagCCTGCCTGTAGCTGGGGGACAGAAAGACTCAGGGGAAGCCTCAGGCACTGCGGTCCTCCTGCACAGTGGCGGGGCCGGCCCTTTCTGGCCTGGGCCACCACCCTGGGCACGTGGTGGTTGCTTTGGACCCATCTCCTCCTGGAATGCAGATTCCCCGTGGTTCCCATTCCCATGGGGTTGTGGCCCCTCCTCCTGGGCACATGGTGCCCCCTGGCTGACAGGCTCCTTCCTCCCGCAAGCCCGGAGGCCGCGAGAGCCTGGTGGACCGCTGGATCCGCAGCCGGCTGACCGAAGCTGTGAGGCTCAGCAACCAAGGTTTCCAGGCCTACGACTTCCCAGCTGTCACCACCGCCCAGTACAGCTTTTGGCTCTACGAGCTCTGCGATGTCTACCTGGTGAGGAGGAACCGCCTGCCCCACCTCCCGGTCCTTGGCCTTCTCCAGCCCTGAACCCTGTGCCCCTCTGCCCCCAGGAGTGCCTGAAGCCTGTGCTGAATGGGGTGGACCAGGTGGCAGCTGAGTGCGCCCGCCAGACCCTCTACACCTGCCTGGACGTGGGCCTGCGGCTGCTCTCACCCTTCATGCCCTTCGTGACCGAGGAGCTGTTCCAGCGGCTGCCCCGGCGGACGCCACAAGCTCCTCCTAGCCTCTGCGTCACCGCCTACCCGGAGCCCTCGGAGGTATGGGGTACAGCCTGGATGGGGGGCTCCAGGGAGCTCCTCAGAGCCGCCCCAACTtcctcacccccttctcctcccctcagtGCTCCTGGAAGGACCCTGAGGCAGAAGCTGCCTTCGAGTTGGCCCTGAGCATCACTCGAGCTGTGCGCTCCCTGCGTGCCGACTACAACCTCACCCGGATCCGGCCCGACTGTGAGCCTTGGGCCTGCACATGCCCCTCTCCACTCCCACCCCGGGACCAGTGTCTAGCATGGCTGCCTCATCTCTGTCTCCTcacctctctcccttctcccGGCAGGTTTCCTGGAAGTGGCTGACGAGGCCACAGGTGCCCTGGCATCGGTGGTGTCGGGCTACGTGCAGACACTGGCCAGCGCGGGGATCGTGGCCGTCCTGGCGCTGGGGGCTTCTGCACCCCAGGGCTGCGCTGTGGCCCTGGCCTCTGACCGCTGCTCCGTCCACCTGCAGCTGCAGGGGCTAGTAGACCCAGCCCGGGAACTGGGCAAACTGCAGGCCAAGCGTGACGAGGCGCAGCGGCAGGCCCAGCGTCTGCGGGAGCGCCGCGCCGCCTCAGGCTACACTGTCAAGGTGCCCCTCAAAGTCCAGGAGGCAGATGAAACCAAGGTGTGTGGCGTGTGGGGCAGTTCCTTCCCCATTTCCCACCTCTTGCTCCCTCTACCATCAAACCCCCTCCTGCAGCTGCTCTGCCCAGCTCAGGCAGGAGAGCAGATGGGACCATGGAATCCCTCCTTTTACACATGAAAGACAGAGGGGCAGGGGCACAGCCTTGGGTCACACAGCAATTTGAAGATGGAAGCAGACCAACCAGCCAGCTGGACCCCTCACGCACCACCCAGTGCCCAGAACATGGCATCCACATGCCGGAACCTGGGCTCAGGATGGAGCCAGTGTAGTCAGGGAGCTTAGCAGATCACCTAGGGACCCTCCAGGGAGGAACCATGGGGTAAACCAGGGGCACAAAGGAACAAGAGTGGAGGCTAAGAACCCACATGGCTGAGCAGGTTCTCACTCCTGTCTACCCAGAAGCCCTCATGGCAGGGCAGTATTACCATCACCATTTTCCAAGGGAAGGCTGAGGGCCTGCCTCGGAACCTGCATTCCTAACCACTGTGTtagggcctggggctgggccaCTGGTGGCGCATATGAGCTCTGGGGCCCCTTTGTCCTTGGGAACTGAACACTCTGGGAAAAGGCAGGACCCAGGAGACCAGTGATggtggaagagaagggggtgctgGTAGAAACGAATGAGGGTGCTAGTCGGAGAGTAAGAGGCTGCTGGTGGGAGGTTGGTGAGAATTAGGGGGAGACAGGCCAGTCAAACACACGGTACCCCAACTACTCCCTGCCCATGGTCCTCATCTGTCTTTCCAACTCTAATCTGTCTGCTCTTGTGGGCATTTGAGGTTCTCCTCTCTTGGGCCTGGGCCTCCTCACCCACCACCCCCTTTTCTGTCCTCAGCTCCAGCAGACAGAAGCAGAGCTCAGGAAGGTTGATGAGGCCATCGCCCTATTTCAGAAGATGCTGTGAAACACCCAACTCCAACCCTCATAACCCCCAGTGGTCCACCATGGGGATggcagcaataaaatattttgccaCAAAACCATATCTcagctgtgtgtgtggtggggctggggagggggtgctgaGGGGCTGGGTTCCTGGATCCTCAGAGGTGCCAGTGTGAACAACGGGAGGGCAGCAGGCTGGGCATGAGGCACTGGGTCCCGGTGGGTAGAGGTGCGTCtgtctggccctggccctggccctgagccAGGCCTGAGTCACGGCGCTcgctccctcctcctcccgcctctTCATTCACCTCCGCACTGCAGCTAAGGGAGGCCCGCCCTGGTGCTGGCTGCTGCTTGTGGCCCTGGGCAGGCGTGAGAAGAGGGGCTAGGGGTTGCCTGTCCTGCCCCTACCCTGCCGgcgcctccctccccttccactgAGTCAGGCCTTAGGTTAATTATAACTCTGACCTAAGTGCCCCGTGACGCCCGGCCCCCGCGGTCCTGCCCAACGGAGACCCAGCAACCAGGTAGGGGAGAGGCCTAGAGAGAGGACTTCCAatgcccgggggggggggggggggggggggggggggggggcgtcctGGGGGAGGAGCCTCAGACCCCGCCCCAGCAGGTGTAAGTTCCTATTGGTCTGATAGGCCCTCAGGTTTGCCGAATGATTGAAGGGGGAGGGCGGGGAAGCCAGCCGGAGGAGATAAAGGGCCAAAGCAGGTGCCCATGGAGACAAACAAAGCCAGTCCTGCCCTAAGTCTGTGctgcttcctttcctctctcGAGTGCCTTCTGTCCCTCAGGTCCATGTCTTAGCTATGCTCCCCGCGGACGTGCCCCTATCCCACCTGGGCCcctcagtgctgctgctgctgcagctgctgatgcCTCCCGCATCTGCCTTCTTCCCCAACATCTGGAGCCTCCTGGCTGCCCCCGGCTCCATCACCCACCAGGACCTGACGGAGGAGGCGGCGCTCAACGTCACGCTGCAGCTCTTCCTAGAGCAGCCGCCCCCAGGTCGCCCCCCCCTTCGCCTTGAGGACTTCCTGGTGAGCGTCCCTGGGTCCAGTCACATCCCGGCCGGATTCCCCCATTCTGGGGACCTCTGCTACTTGAGGGTCCTGCTTGCCAAGAGAAGGAACCCCCACACACATTCCCTCCTGTCCTCCAGACAGCAACAGTGCCAGGAGTCCTAGTCTTAACAATCAGGAGTCCCCTCCATACAGACGTCCAGGACTGCCCCTCCCTTGTAGGGCCCAGCACCCTCAGTTCCTTTCACATCCGGCCTTGAGCACTAGAGCCGGTGAGCAAGGGCAATGGTTCCaaccaaggggcttccctggaacccctgcccctcccactcTCCCAGGGCCGCACCCTCCTTGCCGACGACCTTTTTGCCGCCTACTttggacctgggtctccttcccGACGGTTCCGAGCAGCCTTAGGAGAGGTGTCTCGTGCCAATGCCGCCCAAGACTTCCTGCCAACTTCCAAGAATGACCCTGACCTGCACTTTGATGCCGAGCGGCTGGGCCAGGGCCGCACACGCCTGGTGGAGGCTCTACGCGAGACTGTGGCGGCAGCCAGAGCCCTTGACTACACCCTGGCTCGCCAGCGCCTGGGGGCTGCGCTTCACGCCCTGCAGGTGAGAACAGAGTCAGGGGTCGTGGTCAGAGGGGTCTTCGCTTTCAGTCTTCTGGACTCCCGAAGGGTGTTTTCTTAGTCATGCCTCCCCCTACTCTagaaggggctggggccctgcttgCCAAGGCCCTGGGGCTATTCCCTAGTCCCCACCAGTCCAAACTGGCAGCTTTCTGTGGGAACAGCCAGGACGCCTTTGTGGCTGGAGCGAAGTGAGTGAGAGGAGGGTGCTGAGGTCCAGAGGTGGGCCGTGCAGGCCACTGAAAGGCCTTGGGTTGGGCTCTGAGTGAGATGGAAAGAAACAGTGGGAGGCTCCCACTTCAACAGAGCTGTATTCCTTGCAAGGGAGAGAgcactggagaggatgtggggtGTCTGGAGGAGCAGCCGGGCGGGAGGAGGCGTTCAGGCTGGGGAAATGGAAGGAGGGGCAGTTAGGGCTGGAGACTGCAAGAGCAGTCAGCTAGTGCTTCTTCCCCGTCTTTCTCCTGGGACCAGGATTTCTACAGTCACAGCAACTGGGTGGAACTTGGGAGGCAGCAGCCACACCCTCACCTCCTCTGGCCGAGGCAGGAGCTCCGGAGCCTGGCACAAGGTACGGCCATGCCCCTGCTGGTAAGCGGGAAGCCCACAGTGCTACCTCCTCTCAGCCCATCCAGCCACTGGGTCACATCCTGAGGTCAACTAGGAGGTGACATGGCTTCAAATCTGAGACAACCTGTGAGGTCCCTCAGTTCAATCAAAGGTCAGTCAATTAGCTGGCTTCCCCAAGAGCACACAGGGGAGGACGGAGCCAGAACCAGCTCTGCAGACCGCAAGGAGTTCTCTCTCATGAGGTTTCCTCCCTGCACTAGATCGCAGGGGACTCTCCTCTCAGTCCCCACTTCCAACTGAACTATGACCCGGAAGCTGCCTCCTGTTGATTACAAGTACACTTCCTGTCCACAGCTCACAGAGGGTACACTCCCCGTAGGATTGGTCCCCATGATTTTCTAGCACACTCTCAGTCTCAAATATCAAGTCTCATGGCCAGCCGTGAACTCCAGGGTTTAGTTCAGAAATCCTAGAAAGGTACCCATGAAGGGTACCTGTGGGCTTTCACCTTGTTCCAAGTGGGAGGAAAAGCTGAATAAGTTTGTGTGGACTGGGATAAATGTCAGGGGTAGCAGAATCATGGGTCCTCTCTTCCCAGTGGGCGATCCTACCTGCTTCGACTGTGAGGAGTTGAGCTGCCCTGGGAACTTGCTGAACTTCACACTCCTCACCTCTGGCTACTTTGGAACTCATCCCCCCAAACCTCCAGGTACCAGATGGGAAGACCCCCAGGAGTAAGTGGAGAAGTCCCTTCCTCTCCCCTGACCCTCTCTCTAAGGACCTCAGTCCTATAGGCCCTTGGCCTAAAATCCGGTGGTATCATTTCTCAGAAGGAAAGGATGCTGGGAAGGGGTGGCTGGCTGGCTGAAGGCCCACTGAGGTGGCCATGGTTGTTGGAGTGCAGGGAGGACAGCTTCTTACAGAGCTGATAAGACTTCAATGCCCAAGGGAGCTTCTGGGGACCTACTTGAGGGATCAGGGGATCTACCACGTGCTGTTACAACCAACCATTCCAGATTTACTTCAGATTTGCCTTCTGCAAAATGCCCTAATTTTCTGCTGATCCTTTCCTGAGGAGTGAGAGGGTCAGGCCAAGTCAGAAAGGGCTTCATTTTATTAGAAGGCAGTGGGTTTTTTACCTTCACCCTTCAGATCCGTTTCCCTAACCCAGGGAAATGTAGCCATGGGGGCCACTTTGACCAGAGCAGCTCCCAGCCGCCACGGGGAGGCATCAACAAGGATAGCACATCCCCAGGCTTTTCCCCCCACCACATGCTGCACCTCCAGGCTGCAAAACTGGCCCTTCTGGCCTCCATCCAGGCCTTCAACCTCCTACGAAGCCGCCTGGGAGACAGCGGTTTCTCCAGGTGAGTGGCCTCCTGGAGCTGGGCTCCTTAATAGGTAGGTTGCTCTGGAGCTGAGAAACCAGGGGCTGGGGACAAGTGCAGCCATGCACCATATCTCTGGCCTGCTTCTCAGGCTGCTGGACATCACCCCAGCCTCCAGCCTGAGCTTCGTCCTGGATACCACAGGCAGTATGGGCgaagagatcaatgctgccaagaTCCAGGCCCGTCATATTGTGGAGCAGCGACGGGGCACCCCCATGGAGCCCACCCACTATGTCCTGGTGCCGTTCCATGATCCAGGTAACTGTGGTCTGGCCAGGAGAGTGGAAGCAAGTCCGGGGCAAGAGGTAATGTCACTGGTAGGGAAGCAGGCTTCATGGCTTCACTTCCATAATAGAATGGAGGCACTTCCTACGATCCTTTTCCTTTATTGGTACCTCTATGCATATAGGGAACTATCAGCCACTTCTTCTACTGTTTCCAATATGACAGCACTTGCCATAGGAATTTAATCATAATGGGTGCTTAGGCAGGCAGCCTCTGAGTTGTTAGGCATCCATCCTAATAAGTCATTTTCAATTCTCTCCATTTCCTTTGGAGAGAGGTTGGGATGAAGATGGGGAAGTTGGTGTGTCTAGGCCTCTGTGAAATATCTGAGACAGCTACTTATATCATATTCCTTCCCCCACTGACTTAGAAGTCAGATTATCTGACCTGGGTTGACCAATCTGTGTGTCCTTAGCCTGTTTGTTTAACCTCTCTTTCCTCAACTtcatcatccataaaatgggtcaGTATTTATCCTGACTATCTCCCAGGGTTGAAATGATCATCAAATAAAATTTGGACTGAAACTTCCCTAAGGAGTGGGTTTGAGTCTGATCCACCTATATAAATCTCATGGTGACTGACATTCAACAGGAGCTTATCACATATTTGATAAGggtatgaataaatgaataattaagaATTTAGCACTTATTATGTGTCAAAACACTGTTCTGAAATTTACAAAATCAACTCAATCATCTCAATGGGCTTCTCTGAGGTAAGCACTATTATTTCTCTGGCTTTtctgtgaggaaactgaggacccaggtttgtttgttttttttttgtagttgacaagtatagttgatttacagtgtttcagatatacagcaaagtgattcagttgtatatatcATTTTTAGGTTCCTtcccattataagttattataagatactgaatctagttccctgtactatacaataggtccttgttggttatctattttatatatagttgtgtatatctgttaatcccaaactcctaatttatccctccctttccCTTTGGTAGTCATAAATATGTCTTTTAtgtccttgaatctatttctgttttgtaaataacttcatttgtatcatttttttaggttccacatacaaGTGGAATATCATAATGacatttgacttacttcacttagtatgataatctctaggtccatccatgttggtgaAGCAACAGTTGTTTTTATACTTAAACATATACCCAAAAAAGGCTCACTCAAGACCACAGGAAGTACCACCATTTTGTGAGGAAATGAGGTCCACTTTCCCACCAGAGGTAGCTAAGCCCTGCCTTGTCCTATCCTGTCAgtataaatataaagaatattgTTATCTCAATACATGTCCACCCGAGGAACACTGCAGGGTCTCTTGACTGGGGAGATGGCCCTTTTCAGGAAAGAGAGGAGCCTTCTCCTCAGTCTCTCAATCTCATTCCCCAGGGTTTGGCCCTGTCTTTACAACAAGTGACCCTGACCACTTCTGGCAACAGCTCAATGAGATGCATGCCTTGGGAGGTGGAGATGAGCCAGAGATGTGCCTCTCAGCCCTGGAGGTCTGCTctccccaccctttccttccccctaCCCCCTCTCCAGGCCCCACTATCAAGGGATCTAGAGCTTCCCTGGGACCCCACCCTCCATTCCATCTTCAGAACCTAGTCTCACTCGTTTCATTCCAGATTTCAGGGCCATACTGCCTTCTATTCTGCCCTCCCTTGCTCTACCCATTCCCCTACTGCcaccatttttaaaacatttatttatttttcattgaaggcTGCCATTTTTTACCAccagttttttttcttcctgccaGCTGGCTCTGCTGCACACACCTCCACTCTCAGACATTTTTGTCTTCACTGATGCCTCCCCTAAGGACGCCTTTCTCACCAACCGGGTGGAATCTCTGACGCAGGAACGGCGTTGCAGAGTGAGCATAACTGGTGGGAGACTCAATGTTAGGTACCCAGGGATGTGGGAAACCCCAGGACAACTCTCATTACAAGGATGACACTCACACTAGGGTGGTTAAACCAGCCTTGGCTTGGAGGGAAGAGAAGTGGATAATGAGTGTAACATTTCCAAATCCCTttaacaatactagagtgggaggCCCTACTCTTAATGCTGTAGCagccagaggacagacagaatttATCACCAATGGTCAGCTCTGTAGAGAGCTTGAGCACAGGAGATCCTTGATTACAATGGTGCATAGCAAGTAGAAACCTCAAGTACTGGCCTCTCTTCCGGACACAGGTCACGTTCCTGGTAACTGAGGACCCATCTAGGGCTCAGGGCCGGGCCCGGCGTGAGGTCTTGTCCCCTCTGCGTTTTGAGCCATACGAGGCAGTGGCCCTGGCCTCAGGAGGAGAAGTGATTTTCACCGAAGACCAGTACATTCAGGATGTGGCGGCCATTGTTGGGGACAGTATAGCTGACCTGGTGAGTACGTGTGGAGGCTTAGCTAAGAACTGAGGGGATGGGCGACACTGCATTTCTCTTTCTCGTAAGGAATGGTTCCCTTTGCTGAGTTgccattccaggcagaagggtgGGAAGTTTCTCTCCCTCTGAGATCCACGGCTTCCCCCTTCTATCCTGCTCCTTCCATATTAGTACTACCtgtccccccacctccacccccaatcCTGACCTCCAGTATTTTGTCCTCACGGCTCCTCTGGGAAGTCCTGCCATCTCTtatggggggcggggcggggcaggaaGCGGTTACTTCATCCTTAATCccttgcctccagctttgttattGACCATAGCTCCACCTCTGTTCCTTCCTCTCTCACTGGGATCCCTTCTCCATGtgttccttcatttctttctgtctctacctttctctctcctgcctttgTTCCCACGTCATCCCATGTCTTATCTTCTCCCCCATTTTTCGGTCCTAACCCCTCAAGGTGACCCTTCCCCTGGAGTCCCGTGTAGTGGTAGCTGAGAGGCCACTTGTGTTCAGAGTGGATGGACTACTCCGGAAGGTCACGGTCCAGATCCACGGGGAGGTCAGCAGTTTCTGGATCAGAAACCCTGCAGGtacttccctgtgtgtgtctcaAGGCAGTGGGAAGAACAGAGACTGAAGAAGGAGGGGTAATGTACGAAGCAAAAGGAATTCTCCTGTGCCAATCTCTCACCCCCCACACCCACCCAGGGGTCTCCCAGGGCCAGGAGGAAGGTGAGGGGCCTCTAGGTCACACTCGCCGCTTTGGGAGGTTCTGGATGATGAGCATGAATGACCCTCCACAGTCAGGAACCTGGGAGATCCAAGTCACAGCCAAGGGTACCCCCCGGGTGAGAGTGCAAGGTAAGGAGGATGATATTCCTGGGAAAGGGACGGGGAGACCAGAGAGCAGTTATCAGTCACCTTCATCGCCGGAAGGTCTCTGACTGCCTTCGCCCTTCCTCAGCCCAGACCTCCCtggactttctctttcactttgggATCCCCATGGAGGATGGACCC
This genomic stretch from Dama dama isolate Ldn47 chromosome 7, ASM3311817v1, whole genome shotgun sequence harbors:
- the VWA7 gene encoding von Willebrand factor A domain-containing protein 7 isoform X2; its protein translation is MLPADVPLSHLGPSVLLLLQLLMPPASAFFPNIWSLLAAPGSITHQDLTEEAALNVTLQLFLEQPPPGRPPLRLEDFLGRTLLADDLFAAYFGPGSPSRRFRAALGEVSRANAAQDFLPTSKNDPDLHFDAERLGQGRTRLVEALRETVAAARALDYTLARQRLGAALHALQDFYSHSNWVELGRQQPHPHLLWPRQELRSLAQVGDPTCFDCEELSCPGNLLNFTLLTSGYFGTHPPKPPGFSPHHMLHLQAAKLALLASIQAFNLLRSRLGDSGFSRLLDITPASSLSFVLDTTGSMGEEINAAKIQARHIVEQRRGTPMEPTHYVLVPFHDPGFGPVFTTSDPDHFWQQLNEMHALGGGDEPEMCLSALELALLHTPPLSDIFVFTDASPKDAFLTNRVESLTQERRCRVTFLVTEDPSRAQGRARREVLSPLRFEPYEAVALASGGEVIFTEDQYIQDVAAIVGDSIADLVTLPLESRVVVAERPLVFRVDGLLRKVTVQIHGEVSSFWIRNPAGVSQGQEEGEGPLGHTRRFGRFWMMSMNDPPQSGTWEIQVTAKGTPRVRVQAQTSLDFLFHFGIPMEDGPHPGLYPLTQPVAGLQTQLLVEVTGLGSRGNPGGPLPHFSHVVLRGVPQGAELGQVPLEPRGPPERGLFAASLPPTLLSTLGPFSLELVGQDGAGRGLHRAAPQPCAVVPVLLELSGPPGFLAPGTTAPLSLRIASFSGPQDLYLRTSAKPSFPLTSNLSRVHLEQNESAWGRLWLEVPDTAASNSMVMVTVTAKDGEASTMPPTHAFLRLLVRAPAPQDQLPAPAYSTDSVLNTSSPAFHLSTSMTQGGAWGGLLGKPWWTSFAGMLLLLSLGPW
- the VWA7 gene encoding von Willebrand factor A domain-containing protein 7 isoform X1, producing MLPADVPLSHLGPSVLLLLQLLMPPASAFFPNIWSLLAAPGSITHQDLTEEAALNVTLQLFLEQPPPGRPPLRLEDFLGRTLLADDLFAAYFGPGSPSRRFRAALGEVSRANAAQDFLPTSKNDPDLHFDAERLGQGRTRLVEALRETVAAARALDYTLARQRLGAALHALQDFYSHSNWVELGRQQPHPHLLWPRQELRSLAQVGDPTCFDCEELSCPGNLLNFTLLTSGYFGTHPPKPPGKCSHGGHFDQSSSQPPRGGINKDSTSPGFSPHHMLHLQAAKLALLASIQAFNLLRSRLGDSGFSRLLDITPASSLSFVLDTTGSMGEEINAAKIQARHIVEQRRGTPMEPTHYVLVPFHDPGFGPVFTTSDPDHFWQQLNEMHALGGGDEPEMCLSALELALLHTPPLSDIFVFTDASPKDAFLTNRVESLTQERRCRVTFLVTEDPSRAQGRARREVLSPLRFEPYEAVALASGGEVIFTEDQYIQDVAAIVGDSIADLVTLPLESRVVVAERPLVFRVDGLLRKVTVQIHGEVSSFWIRNPAGVSQGQEEGEGPLGHTRRFGRFWMMSMNDPPQSGTWEIQVTAKGTPRVRVQAQTSLDFLFHFGIPMEDGPHPGLYPLTQPVAGLQTQLLVEVTGLGSRGNPGGPLPHFSHVVLRGVPQGAELGQVPLEPRGPPERGLFAASLPPTLLSTLGPFSLELVGQDGAGRGLHRAAPQPCAVVPVLLELSGPPGFLAPGTTAPLSLRIASFSGPQDLYLRTSAKPSFPLTSNLSRVHLEQNESAWGRLWLEVPDTAASNSMVMVTVTAKDGEASTMPPTHAFLRLLVRAPAPQDQLPAPAYSTDSVLNTSSPAFHLSTSMTQGGAWGGLLGKPWWTSFAGMLLLLSLGPW
- the VWA7 gene encoding von Willebrand factor A domain-containing protein 7 isoform X3; protein product: MLPADVPLSHLGPSVLLLLQLLMPPASAFFPNIWSLLAAPGSITHQDLTEEAALNVTLQLFLEQPPPGRPPLRLEDFLGRTLLADDLFAAYFGPGSPSRRFRAALGEVSRANAAQDFLPTSKNDPDLHFDAERLGQGRTRLVEALRETVAAARALDYTLARQRLGAALHALQDFYSHSNWVELGRQQPHPHLLWPRQELRSLAQVGDPTCFDCEELSCPGNLLNFTLLTSGYFGTHPPKPPGKCSHGGHFDQSSSQPPRGGINKDSTSPGFSPHHMLHLQAAKLALLASIQAFNLLRSRLGDSGFSRLLDITPASSLSFVLDTTGSMGEEINAAKIQARHIVEQRRGTPMEPTHYVLVPFHDPGFGPVFTTSDPDHFWQQLNEMHALGGGDEPEMCLSALELALLHTPPLSDIFVFTDASPKDAFLTNRVESLTQERRCRVTFLVTEDPSRAQGRARREVLSPLRFEPYEAVALASGGEVIFTEDQYIQDVAAIVGDSIADLVTLPLESRVVVAERPLVFRVDGLLRKVTVQIHGEVSSFWIRNPAGVSQGQEEGEGPLGHTRRFGRFWMMSMNDPPQSGTWEIQVTAKGTPRVRVQAQTSLDFLFHFGIPMEDGPHPGLYPLTQPVAGLQTQLLVEVTGLGSRGNPGGPLPHFSHVVLRGVPQGAELGQVPLEPRGPPERGLFAASLPPTLLSTLGPFSLELVGQDGAGRGLHRAAPQPCAVVPVLLEGSLGTE